Within Trachemys scripta elegans isolate TJP31775 chromosome 12, CAS_Tse_1.0, whole genome shotgun sequence, the genomic segment AGCGAGACATTGGCGAGGGGTCCTCAGAACTATGGTGCAGAGTCTGCTGCTGGAGGGAGAGAATTTTGAAGGCACATTGTAAGTCAAAGATATTTGGGCACCCAACTCCTATTTGTGTCTTTTAAAATTTGATCCACAAAATATAGAAGTAAAGCATTGTTGTGAAGAATCACAGGAATTGGGTGTCTGTGTCTTTGAAATGCTGTATGTAGTCAATACCAAATAACTTTATTTTGTCTTTCcgctcttcattttttttcttttcatcacTTCTCCTTTCCAAATTTCTTTCTCCTGTCTCTTTCTCCACCTTTCCTCTTCTTCTTACTATTGCTTTCTATTTCTtatgttcttttttcttcttctttgtgtttttctctcacatttttctttctttgctgcttGATTTTGTGCCTCTCAGCATGGAGTGGGAGAACAACACCAGATTCCAGGAGTTCATCCTGATGGGATTCCCAACTGTCCCGGAGCTGCAAGTGCTTCTCTTCATGGGATTCTTGGTGGCTTATTTGTTGACCCTCCTGGAGAACGTGGTCATCATCACCCTGATCAAGACAAACGATAACCTACACAAGCCTATGTATTTCTTCCTCAGCAACCTCTCCTTCCTGGAGGCCTGGTACATCACAGTTACTGTCCCAAAACTGCTGGTTAATTTCCTATTGGAGAGCAAGAGCATCTCCTTTGTGGGATGCATGACGCAACTCTACTTCTTCAGCTCCCTCATATGCACCGAGTGCGTGCTCCTGGCGGTCATGGCCTATGACCGGTATGTGGCCATCTGCAACCCACTGCGCTACCCAGTCATGATGACTCACCAGCTCTGCCTGCAGCTAGCGGTGGGCTCCTGGCTAGTGGGCTTCCTGGCTTCCATGCTGAAGGTCATCTTCATCTCCCAGTTGTCGTTCTGCGGGTCCAATGTCATCAACCACTTCTTCTGTGATATCAGTCCTTTATTGAACATGGCCTGCACAGACATGACAGTGGCAGAGATAGTGGACTTCATCCTGGCTTTGTTCATCCTGCTGGTCCCGCTGTCCATCACCATTGTCTCCTATGTCTGCATCATCGGCACCATCTTGCGCATCCCCACCGCCCAGGGCAAGAGGAAGGC encodes:
- the LOC117886097 gene encoding olfactory receptor 6B1-like, producing the protein MEWENNTRFQEFILMGFPTVPELQVLLFMGFLVAYLLTLLENVVIITLIKTNDNLHKPMYFFLSNLSFLEAWYITVTVPKLLVNFLLESKSISFVGCMTQLYFFSSLICTECVLLAVMAYDRYVAICNPLRYPVMMTHQLCLQLAVGSWLVGFLASMLKVIFISQLSFCGSNVINHFFCDISPLLNMACTDMTVAEIVDFILALFILLVPLSITIVSYVCIIGTILRIPTAQGKRKAFSTCASHLTVVVIFFSATLFMYARPKRIHPFDLNKLVSVVYTIVTPMLNPFIYCLRNQEVKGALRRAFYGVNAVHKVPILVTISQ